A region of Rhinoraja longicauda isolate Sanriku21f chromosome 1, sRhiLon1.1, whole genome shotgun sequence DNA encodes the following proteins:
- the ociad2 gene encoding OCIA domain-containing protein 2 — translation MSSETSHHQNQCEKGGCVINFSDQKAVKIIKECKSESFWFRALPLSLGSMLVTQGLVHKGILSPSKKFGSIPKVALAGILGFVIGKLSYMGVCRKKFENAGFERFGHRLPQGYIKFLFGQPYYDSNYSKDKNEPHQHTDDSSKSQQPTPGTDDSSSKPT, via the exons ATGTCCAGTGAAACGTCCCATCATCAAAATCAATGTGAAAAA GGTGGATGTGTTATAAATTTCAGTGATCAGAAAGCTGTGAAGATCATAAAGGAATGCAAGTCGGAGAGCTTCTGGTTCAGAG ctctgcctttatctcTTGGAAGCATGCTTGTTACCCAAGGTTTGGTGCACAAAG GAATTCTTTCTCCTTCAAAAAAGTTTGGGTCGATCCCTAAAGTTGCAT TGGCTGGAATACTTGGATTTGTGATCGGAAAATTATCTTACATGGGAGTTTGTCgtaagaagtttgaaaatgccggATTTGAGCGTTTTGGACACAGATTGCCTCAAGGATACATAAAGTTCCTTTTTGG CCAGCCCTATTACGATAGTAACTATAGCAAAGATAAAAATGAACCTCATCAACACACAGATGATTCAAGTAAATCTCAACAGCCAACTCCAGGAACTGACGACTCAAG tTCAAAGCCTACCTGA